GGGCGGGGACCTTCCGGGATCAGGGCTTCGCCGCGGGCTTGGCCGCTGCCGCCGGCTTGCGCGTGTACTTGAAGGTCATGCTGCGCTGCATCTCGCCGTTCTCGCCCGCGATGTCGACGGTGAAGGTGTGCGAGTCGGGCTTCAGGTCGGTCAGCGTGACCTTCATCACGATCTTGCGACCCATCATCTCGGTCTCATCGTGGAAGACCAGGTTGTCGCCCTCCCACTTCCCTGGCCCGGAAAGCTCGCAGCCCGAGGGCGCCACGTTGTCGCACCACAGGTTGCGGAAGACCTGGTCTTTGGGGTCCCACCAGATCATGCCGTGGCCGTGCACCTCGCCCATGACGTTCTTGGAGTGGTAATCCGAGACCAGGGAGAGTCCGCCCGGACCCAGGCGCGTGCTCTCGCTGCCCTTGCCCGTGCCCGCGGACATGAAGTCGCTGGCCTCGAACTTCTCGTCGGTCGTCCAGTTGCCCACCATCAGCTTGCTGAGCTTCTCCATCTCCGGCGACGGCTTGGGCAGCGCCGGCGCCTCCGCCTTCTTGCTTTCGGCGGCCTTGGCCGGCTTTGCCGTCTTGGCGGCGGGCTTGCTCTCGCTCTGCTTCTGCTGCGCCAGGACCAAGCCGGCCACCAGCAGCACCAGCGACATCACCATCGCGATCCGTTTCATGCTCCACCTCTCCGCTTGGGACGCCCCGGGATTATAGGGGATTTTGCCCTTTTCCGCCGCCGTTGTGACGGCTGCGGCCGCGCCCCCTTCGCCCCTATAATCCTTGGCATGGCCACGGACGCCAAGGGCAAGGAGGTCGAGCGCCGCATCGCGGCGCTGCGCGAGCAGATCCGCCGCCACGAGCACCTTTACTTCGTGCTCGACCAGCCCGAGATCTCCGACGCCGACTTCGACCGCCTGGTGCAGGAGCTGAAACGCCTGGAGGCCGAGCATCCTGAGCTGGTCACCCCCGACTCGCCCACCCAGCGCGTGGGCGGGCAGCCGCGCGAGGGCTTCGTCAAGCTGCAGCACTCCACTCCCATGCTCTCCCTCGACAACGCCTACACCGAGGAGGAATTGCGCGACTGGGAGCGCCGCGTGCGCGAGTTGAGCGGCCGCAAGGAGGTCGCCTGCG
This portion of the Terriglobales bacterium genome encodes:
- a CDS encoding DUF1579 family protein, which produces MKRIAMVMSLVLLVAGLVLAQQKQSESKPAAKTAKPAKAAESKKAEAPALPKPSPEMEKLSKLMVGNWTTDEKFEASDFMSAGTGKGSESTRLGPGGLSLVSDYHSKNVMGEVHGHGMIWWDPKDQVFRNLWCDNVAPSGCELSGPGKWEGDNLVFHDETEMMGRKIVMKVTLTDLKPDSHTFTVDIAGENGEMQRSMTFKYTRKPAAAAKPAAKP